A DNA window from Cydia pomonella isolate Wapato2018A chromosome 18, ilCydPomo1, whole genome shotgun sequence contains the following coding sequences:
- the LOC133527509 gene encoding uncharacterized protein LOC133527509 isoform X2 has translation MLPCQHTFCMACLAVYAGNSPILECPICRTKIQVTSPNYISDLPSNLYIDSLLQLVGISNGSEKVATPPQTPLIPGMQSVELFAAGVRCTQCQTMCDSIDVTACEHCKMNFCRVCWSQHLDDMRTQVESILKQLEATSQRMEHKVEYYKDRCERITEQIVITADEKINAIIENKDKLLKEASELQKCGEMSALALKSSLEEAREVAKKTMSLKEHVEEKTKVSTYMNLHQNAVQLLSDVSKWDSERFVFDKENFRIEMDSATPLEAESDEPLPAAGWQNNPLESEESLTLHYRSRNFTPHYVWRKTARPCGVGISPWNNHLYVCGMDTHSVLVVERTQAKIVTRLTCEEMLCPVHIAFMKSLGEIYVTDKWKHCVHVFTKDGEYARSIGQKGSRVGMFRSPEGIAADNASQLLYVVDTGNDRVQILHPDGKFVDQIGVMTKLQTVYTTKNLETKEVTVTELNAPTSVAVTSDRVVVLDSGNRRVKVYNKADKSKINEFGSVGQRKGQFRQPEVLAVDPMGFILVGDSGNCRVQVFKQNGQLVRAFGGLGTEAGKFGWISGITVSKQLDIIVSDTKNHSVNFI, from the exons ATGCTACCGTGCCAGCACACATTCTGCATGGCTTGCTTGGCAGTCTACGCTGGAA ATTCGCCTATCTTAGAGTGCCCAATTTGCCGAACGAAAATTCAAGTCACCAGCCCAAACTACATCAGCGACTTGCCTTCAAACTTGTACATAGACTCGCTGCTTCAACTAGTCGGCATCAGCAATGGAAGCGAGAAGGTTGCCACTCCTCCACAGACGCCTTTGATACCAGGGATGCAGAGTGTCGAACTTTTTGCAGCGGGAGTGAGGTGTACACAGTGTCAGACTATGTGCGACAGCATTGATGTTACTGCGTGTGAACATTGCAAGATG AATTTCTGTCGCGTCTGCTGGTCTCAGCATTTGGACGACATGCGGACCCAAGTGGAATCTATCCTTAAGCAGCTGGAAGCGACCTCTCAAAGGATGGAACACAAAGTGGAATATTACAAG GACCGCTGTGAACGCATAACAGAACAAATAGTCATCACTGCAGACGAAAAAATCAACGCTATCATCGAAAACAAAGACAAGCTACTCAAGGAAGCTTCAGAACTTCAAAAATGTGGGGAAATGTCAGCTTTAGCCCTTAAGAGCTCTTTGGAAGAAGCCCGAGAAGTAGCAAAGAAAACCATGTCACTGAAGGAGCATGTGGAGGAAAAAACGAAG GTATCCACCTACATGAACCTGCATCAGAACGCCGTCCAGCTTCTCTCAGACGTTTCCAAATGGGACTCGGAAAGATTCGTGTTCGACAAGGAGAACTTCCGCATCGAGATGGACTCAGCTACTCCTCTAGAGGCTGAGTCAGATGAGCCGCTGCCCGCTGCTGGTTGGCAGAACAACCCCTTGGAGAGTGAAGAGAGCTTGACGTTACACTACAG ATCCCGTAACTTCACTCCACACTATGTCTGGCGCAAAACCGCGCGTCCCTGCGGCGTGGGCATTAGTCCATGGAACAACCATCTTTACGTTTGCGGGATGGACACCCACAGTGTATTGGTCGTCGAACGGACCCAGGCCAAGATAGTTACCAGGCTGACGTGTGAAGAAATGCTGTGCCCGGTGCACATCGCCTTTATGAAGAGCTTGGGAGAGATTTATGTCACAG ACAAATGGAAGCACTGTGTTCACGTGTTTACGAAGGACGGCGAGTACGCCCGTTCTATCGGGCAGAAGGGCAGTCGAGTCGGCATGTTCCGTTCTCCAGAAGGCATCGCTGCTGACAATGCCAGTCAGCTGCTGTATGTGGTAGACACTGGGAACGATCGAGTTCAG ATCCTTCATCCCGACGGGAAATTCGTCGATCAAATCGGCGTCATGACAAAGCTCCAAACCGTCTACACTACCAAAAACTTGGAGACCAAAGAAGTGACAGTAACAGAGCTGAATGCACCAACCAGCGTCGCTGTCACCAGCGATCGAGTTGTCGTACTAGACAGTGGAAATAGAAGAGTCAAAGTCTATAACAAAGCTGATAAGAGTAAAATTAATGAATTCGGTTCTGTAGGTCAGAGGAAAGGACAGTTCAGGCAGCCTGAAGTTCTAGCCGTGGATCCGATGGGCTTCATTCTTGTAGGGGATTCTGGGAACTGTAGAGTGCAGGTGTTCAAGCAGAATGGTCAGTTGGTACGCGCTTTTGGTGGGTTAGGCACGGAGGCGGGGAAATTTGGATGGATTTCGGGAATCACTGTCAGTAAACAGCTGGATATAATCGTTAGTGATACTAAGAATCAtagcgtcaattttatttaa
- the LOC133527509 gene encoding uncharacterized protein LOC133527509 isoform X1: protein MAEKIKKKPALFSLKSFRSVKDGNISPKTPSTPNGQEVKFFSSNSVNKYAQSQEPRPRSASAAGIKELVQCALCLEVLHNPKMLPCQHTFCMACLAVYAGNSPILECPICRTKIQVTSPNYISDLPSNLYIDSLLQLVGISNGSEKVATPPQTPLIPGMQSVELFAAGVRCTQCQTMCDSIDVTACEHCKMNFCRVCWSQHLDDMRTQVESILKQLEATSQRMEHKVEYYKDRCERITEQIVITADEKINAIIENKDKLLKEASELQKCGEMSALALKSSLEEAREVAKKTMSLKEHVEEKTKVSTYMNLHQNAVQLLSDVSKWDSERFVFDKENFRIEMDSATPLEAESDEPLPAAGWQNNPLESEESLTLHYRSRNFTPHYVWRKTARPCGVGISPWNNHLYVCGMDTHSVLVVERTQAKIVTRLTCEEMLCPVHIAFMKSLGEIYVTDKWKHCVHVFTKDGEYARSIGQKGSRVGMFRSPEGIAADNASQLLYVVDTGNDRVQILHPDGKFVDQIGVMTKLQTVYTTKNLETKEVTVTELNAPTSVAVTSDRVVVLDSGNRRVKVYNKADKSKINEFGSVGQRKGQFRQPEVLAVDPMGFILVGDSGNCRVQVFKQNGQLVRAFGGLGTEAGKFGWISGITVSKQLDIIVSDTKNHSVNFI from the exons ATGGCggagaaaataaagaaaaaacctGCCCTTTTCTCTTTGAAAAGCTTTCGGAGTGTCAAAGATGGTAACATAAGTCCTAAGACCCCGTCGACACCTAATGGACAGGAAGTGAAGTTTTTCTCATCGAATTCTGTTAACAAATATGCGCAAAGTCAGGAGCCGCGGCCTAGATC GGCATCGGCGGCTGGGATCAAGGAGTTGGTTCAATGCGCGCTGTGCCTGGAGGTGCTTCACAACCCGAAGATGCTACCGTGCCAGCACACATTCTGCATGGCTTGCTTGGCAGTCTACGCTGGAA ATTCGCCTATCTTAGAGTGCCCAATTTGCCGAACGAAAATTCAAGTCACCAGCCCAAACTACATCAGCGACTTGCCTTCAAACTTGTACATAGACTCGCTGCTTCAACTAGTCGGCATCAGCAATGGAAGCGAGAAGGTTGCCACTCCTCCACAGACGCCTTTGATACCAGGGATGCAGAGTGTCGAACTTTTTGCAGCGGGAGTGAGGTGTACACAGTGTCAGACTATGTGCGACAGCATTGATGTTACTGCGTGTGAACATTGCAAGATG AATTTCTGTCGCGTCTGCTGGTCTCAGCATTTGGACGACATGCGGACCCAAGTGGAATCTATCCTTAAGCAGCTGGAAGCGACCTCTCAAAGGATGGAACACAAAGTGGAATATTACAAG GACCGCTGTGAACGCATAACAGAACAAATAGTCATCACTGCAGACGAAAAAATCAACGCTATCATCGAAAACAAAGACAAGCTACTCAAGGAAGCTTCAGAACTTCAAAAATGTGGGGAAATGTCAGCTTTAGCCCTTAAGAGCTCTTTGGAAGAAGCCCGAGAAGTAGCAAAGAAAACCATGTCACTGAAGGAGCATGTGGAGGAAAAAACGAAG GTATCCACCTACATGAACCTGCATCAGAACGCCGTCCAGCTTCTCTCAGACGTTTCCAAATGGGACTCGGAAAGATTCGTGTTCGACAAGGAGAACTTCCGCATCGAGATGGACTCAGCTACTCCTCTAGAGGCTGAGTCAGATGAGCCGCTGCCCGCTGCTGGTTGGCAGAACAACCCCTTGGAGAGTGAAGAGAGCTTGACGTTACACTACAG ATCCCGTAACTTCACTCCACACTATGTCTGGCGCAAAACCGCGCGTCCCTGCGGCGTGGGCATTAGTCCATGGAACAACCATCTTTACGTTTGCGGGATGGACACCCACAGTGTATTGGTCGTCGAACGGACCCAGGCCAAGATAGTTACCAGGCTGACGTGTGAAGAAATGCTGTGCCCGGTGCACATCGCCTTTATGAAGAGCTTGGGAGAGATTTATGTCACAG ACAAATGGAAGCACTGTGTTCACGTGTTTACGAAGGACGGCGAGTACGCCCGTTCTATCGGGCAGAAGGGCAGTCGAGTCGGCATGTTCCGTTCTCCAGAAGGCATCGCTGCTGACAATGCCAGTCAGCTGCTGTATGTGGTAGACACTGGGAACGATCGAGTTCAG ATCCTTCATCCCGACGGGAAATTCGTCGATCAAATCGGCGTCATGACAAAGCTCCAAACCGTCTACACTACCAAAAACTTGGAGACCAAAGAAGTGACAGTAACAGAGCTGAATGCACCAACCAGCGTCGCTGTCACCAGCGATCGAGTTGTCGTACTAGACAGTGGAAATAGAAGAGTCAAAGTCTATAACAAAGCTGATAAGAGTAAAATTAATGAATTCGGTTCTGTAGGTCAGAGGAAAGGACAGTTCAGGCAGCCTGAAGTTCTAGCCGTGGATCCGATGGGCTTCATTCTTGTAGGGGATTCTGGGAACTGTAGAGTGCAGGTGTTCAAGCAGAATGGTCAGTTGGTACGCGCTTTTGGTGGGTTAGGCACGGAGGCGGGGAAATTTGGATGGATTTCGGGAATCACTGTCAGTAAACAGCTGGATATAATCGTTAGTGATACTAAGAATCAtagcgtcaattttatttaa